In Altererythrobacter rubellus, the following are encoded in one genomic region:
- a CDS encoding aspartate kinase: MARIVMKFGGTSMAGTERIRRVANIVRKQQAAGHEVAVVVSAMAGETDRLVNFCREANALYDPAEYDVVVSSGEQVTSGLLALTLQSMGCKARSWLGWQLPVHTIEAHSKARVEAVDADALIASMVAGEIAVIPGFQGLGDNNRITTLGRGGSDTSAVAVAAAVKADRCDIYTDVDGVYTTDPRIVAKAHKLKAVTYEEMLELASVGAKVLQTRSVGLAMKADVRLQVLSSFLGEDAIPADELPGTMIVSDDEMNQLVESGEMERQHVTGIAHDKNEAKVILTRVPDKPGAVAHIFEPLADASINVDMIIQNVGRDKGETDVTFTVPQTDLARAQALLEDKREEIGFNRIITDSKIAKVSVVGVGMKSHAGVASTMFRALSDRGINIQAISTSEIKVSVLIDEDETELAVRVLHTAYGLDASDEAA, encoded by the coding sequence TTGGCACGTATCGTGATGAAATTCGGCGGCACCTCTATGGCCGGGACCGAGCGTATTCGTCGCGTGGCCAATATTGTGCGCAAGCAACAGGCGGCCGGGCATGAGGTTGCTGTGGTTGTTTCCGCAATGGCCGGCGAAACGGACCGACTCGTCAATTTCTGCCGCGAAGCAAATGCGCTTTATGACCCTGCCGAATATGACGTGGTTGTATCGAGCGGCGAACAGGTCACCAGCGGATTGCTGGCACTGACGCTGCAATCCATGGGTTGCAAAGCGCGTAGCTGGCTTGGCTGGCAGCTGCCAGTCCATACAATCGAAGCGCATTCGAAGGCGCGCGTCGAGGCGGTTGATGCCGACGCATTGATAGCATCGATGGTCGCTGGAGAAATCGCTGTGATCCCTGGCTTTCAAGGGCTCGGCGACAATAACCGGATTACAACGCTGGGGCGTGGCGGTTCCGATACGTCAGCTGTGGCTGTGGCTGCTGCGGTCAAGGCTGATCGCTGCGACATTTATACAGATGTCGATGGCGTCTATACCACGGACCCACGGATTGTGGCCAAAGCGCACAAGCTTAAAGCCGTAACCTATGAAGAAATGCTGGAACTGGCGTCTGTGGGCGCCAAGGTTCTGCAGACGCGTTCGGTCGGTTTAGCGATGAAGGCCGACGTGCGATTGCAGGTATTGTCCAGCTTTCTTGGCGAAGATGCGATCCCTGCAGACGAACTGCCCGGCACGATGATCGTGTCGGATGATGAGATGAACCAGCTAGTGGAGAGTGGCGAAATGGAACGCCAGCACGTTACCGGTATTGCGCATGACAAGAATGAAGCGAAGGTGATCTTGACGCGCGTACCAGACAAGCCCGGCGCCGTGGCGCATATCTTTGAACCGCTCGCCGATGCTTCAATCAACGTCGACATGATCATTCAGAACGTGGGCCGCGACAAGGGTGAGACGGACGTTACGTTCACTGTTCCGCAAACCGATCTGGCGCGCGCGCAAGCCTTGCTTGAAGACAAGCGCGAAGAAATCGGGTTCAATCGCATAATTACTGACAGCAAGATCGCGAAGGTCAGCGTTGTTGGTGTGGGAATGAAGAGCCATGCGGGTGTTGCTAGCACGATGTTCCGCGCGCTTTCTGATCGCGGCATAAACATTCAGGCGATTTCAACGTCAGAGATCAAGGTTTCTGTCTTGATCGATGAAGACGAGACCGAACTGGCGGTGCGCGTGTTGCATACGGCCTATGGCCTCGATGCAAGTGACGAAGCAGCTTAG
- a CDS encoding heavy metal-binding domain-containing protein, with translation MAGPWKDAREIIVTTTPTIEGKLIQEYCGIVVGEVIVGANLFRDLFANIRDIVGGRSGSYERILADARNQAIEELQAECATRGGNAVVGIDLDYEVIGDTGSMLMVSASGTAVKV, from the coding sequence ATGGCCGGTCCTTGGAAAGATGCGCGCGAGATTATTGTAACCACAACGCCCACAATCGAAGGCAAGCTGATCCAGGAATATTGCGGGATCGTGGTTGGCGAAGTGATCGTCGGCGCGAACCTGTTCCGCGATCTGTTCGCCAATATCCGCGATATCGTAGGTGGGCGTTCGGGCAGTTATGAGCGTATTCTGGCGGACGCGCGCAATCAGGCGATTGAAGAGCTGCAAGCGGAATGCGCGACGCGCGGCGGCAATGCCGTGGTGGGCATCGATCTTGATTACGAAGTGATCGGCGATACCGGCTCGATGCTGATGGTATCGGCCAGTGGAACAGCGGTGAAGGTCTAA
- a CDS encoding redoxin domain-containing protein translates to MIMSLKRKIFAGVGLSLLALAALAASHLWPALFPPKNIDVGVAIGEKVPLDQPLRNAAGEPTSLAEIAGPNGTVLVLVRSAHWCPFCKVQLANHAEIAGDLDQRGYTLASLSYDQPKKLAEFAADMEQSYLILSDTESVFIDAVGLRDPQYSEDHFAYGVPRASVLMFSPDGTVQAKFVSADYRQRPSNEYVLQMVESAAD, encoded by the coding sequence ATGATTATGTCGCTTAAACGCAAGATTTTCGCTGGCGTTGGATTGTCGTTGCTCGCACTGGCCGCATTGGCAGCTTCGCATCTTTGGCCTGCCCTCTTTCCTCCGAAAAACATCGATGTTGGTGTCGCCATTGGCGAGAAAGTTCCGCTCGATCAGCCACTACGAAATGCAGCTGGCGAGCCCACCTCTCTTGCAGAGATCGCGGGTCCGAACGGAACTGTTCTTGTATTGGTTCGCTCCGCGCACTGGTGCCCGTTCTGTAAAGTGCAATTGGCCAATCATGCTGAGATTGCAGGCGATCTGGATCAACGGGGCTACACTCTCGCAAGCCTTTCCTACGACCAACCAAAAAAGCTGGCCGAGTTTGCCGCAGATATGGAGCAGTCCTATCTGATTCTCAGCGACACAGAGAGCGTTTTCATCGATGCAGTCGGTCTGCGCGATCCGCAATATTCCGAAGATCACTTTGCATATGGTGTGCCGCGCGCGAGCGTGCTGATGTTTTCACCGGACGGCACTGTCCAGGCCAAGTTCGTATCGGCTGACTATCGCCAACGCCCAAGCAATGAATATGTACTCCAGATGGTCGAAAGCGCAGCCGACTAG
- a CDS encoding YebC/PmpR family DNA-binding transcriptional regulator, whose protein sequence is MAGHSKFKNIMHRKGAQDKKRSNLFSKLSREITVAAKMGTPDPDMNPRLRLAVNTAKAQSMPKDNIQRAIDKASAGDDENYEEVRYEGYGPGGSAIIVETLTDNRNRTATAVRTAFSKNGGNLGTEGSVAHGFERLGFIEYGPEAGDEEKVLEAAMEAGAEDISSLEDGHEIWTAAEDLHEVAGSLEKSLGEAKEVKLAWKPNLTVELDEKNAGTLLKLIDVLDDDDDVQTVWGNYEISDEVMAKLEG, encoded by the coding sequence ATGGCAGGCCATTCCAAATTCAAGAACATCATGCACCGCAAGGGTGCGCAGGACAAGAAGCGCTCTAACCTGTTTTCCAAACTGAGCCGCGAAATCACCGTGGCGGCGAAGATGGGCACGCCCGATCCGGATATGAATCCGCGCCTGCGGCTGGCGGTCAATACGGCAAAAGCTCAGTCGATGCCGAAGGACAATATCCAGCGCGCGATTGATAAAGCCAGCGCGGGCGATGACGAGAATTACGAAGAAGTCCGCTACGAAGGCTATGGCCCCGGTGGCAGTGCAATCATCGTCGAAACACTGACCGACAACCGTAACCGTACTGCAACTGCGGTTCGCACAGCTTTCAGCAAGAATGGCGGTAATCTGGGCACTGAAGGCTCGGTGGCGCATGGTTTCGAACGTTTGGGCTTCATCGAGTATGGTCCGGAAGCTGGTGACGAAGAGAAAGTGCTCGAAGCCGCGATGGAAGCGGGCGCGGAAGACATTTCCTCATTAGAAGACGGCCACGAAATTTGGACAGCAGCAGAAGATCTGCATGAAGTTGCCGGCAGTCTGGAGAAGTCGCTTGGCGAAGCCAAGGAAGTCAAACTCGCCTGGAAGCCCAATCTGACTGTCGAGCTGGACGAGAAGAACGCAGGAACGCTGCTCAAGCTGATCGATGTGCTGGACGATGATGATGACGTTCAAACCGTTTGGGGCAATTACGAGATTTCTGACGAGGTCATGGCCAAGCTTGAGGGCTGA
- a CDS encoding arsenate reductase, giving the protein MIHLYGIPNCDTVKKARKWLDTKGIEYAFHDYKKEGADMAKLAAWIDAHGVDVVLNRRGTTFRKLSDAEKADIDAAKAVILLEQHPSMIKRPVVEHSGGILVGFKEGEWESAL; this is encoded by the coding sequence GTGATACACCTCTACGGCATCCCCAATTGCGACACCGTGAAGAAAGCGCGCAAGTGGCTCGATACGAAGGGTATCGAATACGCATTCCACGACTATAAGAAGGAAGGTGCCGATATGGCCAAGTTGGCCGCCTGGATCGACGCGCATGGGGTGGACGTGGTTTTAAACCGGCGCGGCACGACCTTTCGCAAACTGTCCGATGCGGAGAAGGCCGATATTGATGCAGCCAAAGCTGTCATATTGCTGGAACAGCATCCGAGCATGATCAAGCGACCCGTTGTGGAGCACTCGGGCGGAATTTTGGTTGGCTTTAAGGAAGGCGAATGGGAATCGGCGCTGTGA
- the purU gene encoding formyltetrahydrofolate deformylase, translating to MKAPLVLTLSCPDRTGITAKVTGFLFENGGNVLEAQQFNDRESDRFFMRVEFETVSASHDDLRTAFSVVASDYAMEWKLALRDRPRRVMLMVSAFDHCLADLLYRWRIGELPMDPVAIVSNHPRETFEHLDFAEIPFYHLPIRAGEKAAQESQVRAIAQEKQAELVVLARYMQILSDEQAAHFTGRCINIHHSFLPGFKGAKPYHQAHARGVKMIGATAHYVTTDLDEGPIIHQDVEPITHADSPDELVRKGRDIERRVLAEAVRLHLEERVLLNGSRTVVFKG from the coding sequence ATGAAGGCGCCTCTAGTCCTTACTTTATCTTGCCCGGACAGGACGGGTATCACCGCGAAGGTGACCGGTTTTCTGTTTGAGAACGGGGGAAATGTCCTCGAAGCACAGCAGTTCAATGATCGCGAGAGTGATCGTTTCTTCATGCGCGTCGAATTCGAAACTGTTTCCGCATCGCACGATGATTTACGCACTGCCTTTTCGGTTGTCGCCAGCGACTATGCAATGGAATGGAAACTCGCATTGCGGGACCGGCCGCGTCGCGTCATGCTGATGGTGAGCGCGTTTGATCATTGTCTGGCAGACTTGCTATATCGCTGGCGTATTGGCGAACTGCCGATGGATCCTGTGGCGATCGTTTCAAACCATCCGCGCGAAACCTTCGAACATCTGGATTTCGCCGAAATCCCGTTCTATCACTTACCTATCCGCGCGGGCGAAAAAGCCGCGCAAGAATCTCAGGTTCGTGCGATCGCTCAGGAAAAACAAGCAGAGTTGGTAGTTCTGGCGCGCTACATGCAGATCTTGTCAGATGAGCAAGCGGCCCACTTCACGGGGCGGTGCATCAACATCCACCACAGCTTTCTGCCCGGCTTCAAAGGCGCAAAACCCTATCATCAGGCGCACGCTCGTGGTGTGAAAATGATCGGCGCCACGGCGCACTACGTCACAACTGACCTGGATGAAGGCCCGATAATTCATCAGGATGTCGAACCTATCACGCATGCAGACAGTCCCGATGAACTTGTCCGCAAAGGACGAGACATTGAACGCCGCGTTCTGGCTGAAGCTGTCCGGCTTCATTTGGAAGAGCGCGTGCTCCTCAATGGCAGCCGAACTGTGGTCTTCAAAGGTTAG
- a CDS encoding glycerophosphodiester phosphodiesterase family protein: protein MPYSPTAAQENDMLIIAHRGASAERPEHTLAAYELAIDQGADYIEPDLVVTKDLELISRHENELSGTTDVANREEFEDRLRDKMIDGQLVAGWFAEDFTLEEIRTLRAKERVARIRPANARYNGLYQVPTLDEIVRLVRAKEVETGRKIGLYLELKHPTFLLEEVGIDIVDLVLREFRDLGLGPDDLVMIQSFEVGTLQRLDKRSEFRLIQLVKPEDGPADEPSMRYTEMTTPSGLEEIADYADGLGANIAMILNPDGSPTTLVADARAAGLPVHAWTLRPENAFLPPALHGQGGDSGRGDQTALYRMLAGAGVAGVFTDDPKGAVSARDGR, encoded by the coding sequence ATGCCTTACTCGCCAACAGCCGCGCAGGAGAATGACATGCTGATCATTGCCCATCGCGGGGCGAGTGCGGAGCGCCCTGAACACACGCTTGCGGCCTATGAGCTCGCGATTGATCAAGGCGCGGACTATATCGAGCCAGACCTGGTGGTGACCAAGGATCTCGAGCTGATTTCTCGCCACGAGAACGAGCTGTCCGGCACAACCGACGTCGCCAACCGGGAGGAGTTCGAGGATCGCCTGCGTGACAAGATGATCGACGGTCAGCTTGTGGCGGGATGGTTTGCCGAAGACTTCACGTTAGAGGAAATTCGCACCCTGCGCGCGAAGGAACGGGTTGCGCGTATTCGCCCGGCAAACGCGCGCTACAATGGGCTTTATCAAGTGCCGACCCTGGATGAGATTGTGAGGCTGGTCCGCGCCAAGGAAGTCGAAACCGGGCGCAAGATCGGGCTTTATCTCGAGCTCAAGCATCCGACCTTTCTGCTTGAGGAGGTGGGCATTGATATCGTGGATCTGGTGCTGAGGGAGTTTCGCGATCTGGGACTGGGGCCAGACGATCTTGTCATGATCCAGAGTTTCGAGGTTGGTACGTTGCAACGGCTCGACAAACGCAGCGAGTTCAGATTGATCCAGTTGGTGAAACCGGAAGACGGACCAGCTGACGAACCAAGCATGCGCTATACCGAGATGACGACGCCATCGGGGCTGGAAGAAATCGCCGACTATGCCGATGGTTTGGGCGCAAACATCGCCATGATCCTCAATCCGGACGGTTCACCCACCACTCTGGTCGCCGATGCCAGGGCAGCAGGTTTGCCGGTTCATGCGTGGACGCTGCGCCCGGAAAATGCGTTTCTGCCGCCAGCATTGCATGGCCAAGGTGGTGATTCTGGAAGAGGGGACCAAACGGCACTCTATCGAATGCTGGCTGGTGCGGGCGTCGCCGGTGTGTTCACGGATGATCCGAAGGGCGCTGTCAGCGCGCGTGACGGGCGGTGA
- the purT gene encoding formate-dependent phosphoribosylglycinamide formyltransferase produces the protein MPFTQKILLLGSGELGREFVISAKRLGAYVIACDAYENAPAMQVADASEVFSMLDGNALRATIEKHQPDLIVPEIEAIRTEVLGELEAEGFNVVPSAKATQLTMNRDAIRDMAADELGLTTSIYGYAENFEGVCAAAQETGFPCLIKPVMSSSGKGQSKVDHAAELEEAWNYAVANMRGDRTRVIVEQFVDFDYEITLLTVRHKAGITFCPAIGHRQERGDYQESWQPTPMSSAAIAKAQEMAAKVVTALQGNGKGWGLFGVEFFIRGEEVIFSELSPRPHDTGMVTLVSQDLTEFDLHARAIMGLPVPEKVAALSSASAVILADRDGGDFSFDGLHDALTTGEGNCDVRLFGKPVTRLYRRMGVALARAETPDDARSLARQAAKAVRIVYRD, from the coding sequence ATGCCTTTCACACAGAAAATCTTGCTGCTTGGTTCAGGCGAATTGGGCCGCGAGTTTGTCATCTCTGCCAAACGTTTGGGCGCTTACGTCATAGCTTGTGATGCCTACGAGAATGCCCCTGCAATGCAGGTCGCCGATGCGAGCGAAGTGTTCTCCATGCTTGATGGGAATGCGCTGCGAGCGACAATTGAGAAACACCAGCCCGACCTGATTGTCCCTGAAATTGAAGCGATCCGAACAGAGGTACTGGGCGAGCTAGAGGCGGAGGGCTTTAATGTCGTGCCGTCTGCGAAGGCAACGCAGTTGACCATGAATCGTGATGCGATCCGAGACATGGCCGCAGACGAGTTGGGGCTAACCACTTCGATCTATGGCTATGCAGAAAATTTCGAGGGTGTGTGCGCCGCGGCGCAAGAAACCGGCTTCCCTTGTTTGATCAAGCCGGTGATGTCGTCTTCAGGCAAGGGGCAGAGCAAAGTCGATCATGCAGCGGAACTCGAGGAGGCGTGGAATTATGCCGTTGCCAATATGCGTGGCGATCGCACCCGCGTCATTGTGGAGCAGTTTGTGGACTTCGACTATGAGATCACGCTTCTGACTGTGCGTCACAAAGCAGGGATCACTTTCTGCCCTGCTATCGGTCACAGACAGGAACGAGGCGACTATCAGGAGAGTTGGCAACCCACACCGATGAGCAGTGCGGCGATTGCGAAGGCACAAGAGATGGCTGCGAAGGTTGTCACCGCACTGCAAGGCAATGGCAAAGGCTGGGGTCTGTTCGGTGTGGAGTTCTTCATTAGAGGCGAAGAAGTAATCTTCTCTGAATTGTCACCGCGTCCGCACGACACCGGTATGGTCACGCTTGTGTCGCAGGACCTGACCGAATTCGATTTGCACGCCCGCGCCATCATGGGCTTGCCCGTTCCAGAGAAAGTTGCTGCGCTATCATCTGCCTCTGCGGTTATTTTGGCAGATCGCGACGGCGGGGATTTTTCCTTTGACGGATTGCATGACGCCCTGACGACAGGCGAGGGCAATTGCGATGTTCGGCTATTCGGAAAGCCAGTTACGCGGCTATACCGGCGAATGGGTGTCGCGCTGGCACGCGCGGAAACGCCCGACGATGCACGCAGTCTGGCAAGGCAGGCGGCCAAGGCGGTCCGGATAGTCTATCGCGACTAG
- the ubiG gene encoding bifunctional 2-polyprenyl-6-hydroxyphenol methylase/3-demethylubiquinol 3-O-methyltransferase UbiG, protein MTNANVTNVTIRPEEEAHFSSLAREWWNAKGPMASLHEVNPVRLAFLREAIDMYWGDDVQARRPLSGKSALDVGCGAGLVCEPMARLGADVTGVDASAENIGVASAHAESSALDIRYMAGELASLTLGTFHLVTSFEVIEHVADKLVFLKQLATSLKPDGMLVMSTPNRTAASRLLLVEAAERVGYVPRGTHDWNDFITPEELGDLLAQAGMEMGNPRGIAWRPSKGLHLSDDLSLNYAFTARHAR, encoded by the coding sequence ATGACAAACGCAAATGTCACAAATGTAACTATCCGCCCAGAGGAAGAAGCACATTTTTCCTCACTGGCGCGCGAATGGTGGAATGCGAAGGGACCGATGGCTTCTCTACATGAGGTCAATCCGGTGAGACTTGCTTTCCTGCGTGAGGCAATCGACATGTATTGGGGAGATGATGTTCAAGCCAGAAGGCCGTTGAGCGGCAAGTCTGCGTTGGACGTGGGCTGTGGTGCTGGTCTAGTGTGTGAGCCGATGGCCAGGCTGGGTGCCGATGTAACCGGTGTTGATGCCTCTGCAGAAAACATCGGCGTAGCAAGCGCGCATGCGGAAAGCTCTGCCTTGGACATCCGTTATATGGCGGGAGAACTCGCGAGCCTCACTCTCGGCACATTCCATCTGGTCACAAGCTTTGAAGTTATTGAGCACGTGGCTGATAAATTGGTCTTTCTCAAGCAACTGGCTACCAGCCTGAAGCCTGATGGCATGCTTGTCATGTCGACACCCAATCGCACTGCGGCTAGCCGTTTGTTGCTTGTCGAAGCGGCAGAGCGGGTGGGATATGTTCCGCGCGGCACGCATGACTGGAATGACTTCATCACACCTGAAGAACTTGGCGATTTGCTGGCGCAAGCAGGTATGGAAATGGGCAATCCTCGCGGCATTGCTTGGCGACCGAGCAAGGGGTTGCATCTATCAGATGACCTATCGCTAAACTACGCTTTCACCGCCCGTCACGCGCGCTGA
- the ruvC gene encoding crossover junction endodeoxyribonuclease RuvC, whose translation MTLILGLDPSLSCTGWGVICAQGSRLSHVANGEVKTNARAPMAERLYQLHSAITAVIAAHNPDRVAAEEVFVNKNAQSTLKLAQARGAVLAACGAANLVVNEHAARLVKKSVVGTGGADKVQVQAMLKVLLPGAQIAGADAADALAVAIADAHLASR comes from the coding sequence GTGACGCTAATCCTCGGCCTTGATCCGTCGCTCAGCTGCACCGGCTGGGGCGTGATCTGTGCCCAGGGATCGCGGCTTAGCCATGTCGCCAATGGCGAAGTTAAAACCAATGCCAGGGCGCCTATGGCAGAACGGCTGTATCAGCTGCACAGTGCTATCACGGCCGTGATCGCTGCCCACAATCCTGATCGCGTGGCGGCAGAGGAAGTGTTCGTCAACAAAAACGCCCAATCGACCTTGAAGTTGGCGCAAGCGCGCGGCGCAGTATTGGCGGCCTGCGGCGCGGCGAACTTGGTGGTGAATGAGCATGCCGCGCGGCTGGTCAAAAAGTCTGTTGTCGGCACAGGTGGTGCGGACAAGGTTCAGGTCCAGGCCATGCTCAAGGTACTGTTGCCAGGAGCGCAGATCGCAGGCGCCGATGCGGCTGATGCGCTCGCGGTGGCGATTGCCGATGCGCATCTTGCGTCGCGCTGA
- a CDS encoding CPBP family glutamic-type intramembrane protease, translating to MTGESTSLPSLITMRAEWGHFLGFLKRPSLPDNQASDLREGARAVSRILALDLIAMGTLLAIAGAVMASGIEIPETALAGIEITPGIIFAVILVAPVSEEILFRSWLSGQPRYLIAFPILLVAGLTAVMLAANNTGENAEVSVGLAIIAGALLSLIMFGVLWRRPPMRWFRTLFPAMFWLSTIAFACIHLANFSEGNWMTLLPLVLPQFILGALLGYLRVNYGLWTAIALHMIHNGLIITIVLAASKAAGAS from the coding sequence ATGACAGGTGAATCCACAAGCCTTCCGTCGCTCATTACGATGCGCGCGGAATGGGGCCATTTTCTCGGCTTTCTCAAGCGACCTTCTCTACCAGATAATCAGGCGAGTGATCTGCGCGAAGGCGCACGCGCAGTGTCGCGCATATTAGCGCTCGATCTGATTGCAATGGGAACGCTGCTGGCGATTGCCGGGGCGGTAATGGCATCGGGGATAGAGATACCCGAGACAGCGTTGGCGGGCATCGAGATCACGCCGGGAATCATCTTTGCAGTGATCCTTGTCGCACCGGTCAGCGAGGAAATCCTGTTCCGCAGCTGGCTGTCGGGCCAGCCGCGCTATTTGATCGCGTTTCCGATACTATTGGTCGCCGGACTGACCGCTGTCATGCTGGCCGCAAACAACACGGGCGAGAACGCAGAAGTGTCGGTTGGCCTCGCGATCATTGCTGGCGCGTTGCTGAGCCTGATCATGTTCGGTGTGCTTTGGCGGCGACCACCGATGCGCTGGTTCCGCACATTATTCCCGGCGATGTTCTGGCTCAGCACTATCGCCTTCGCCTGCATCCACCTGGCGAACTTCAGCGAAGGCAATTGGATGACCTTGCTACCATTGGTCCTGCCACAATTCATCCTTGGTGCTCTGCTTGGCTATCTGCGCGTCAACTATGGTCTGTGGACCGCGATCGCGCTCCACATGATCCACAACGGGTTGATTATCACTATTGTGTTGGCTGCCAGCAAAGCTGCAGGGGCATCTTAG